Proteins from a genomic interval of Streptococcus oralis:
- the prmA gene encoding 50S ribosomal protein L11 methyltransferase produces METWQELKVTVKREGEELVSNLLIELGAQGVAIEDSMDYVGNVDRFGEIFPEVEQQEEIVVTAYYPDTVDVVTVEMDLKARLAELTDFMDLGEVKMGTTALAEEDWADNWKKYYEPARITHDLTIVPSWTDYEATAGEKIIKLDPGMAFGTGTHPTTKMSLFALEQVLRGGETVLDVGTGSGVLSIASSLLGAKEIFAYDLDDVAVRVAQENIELNPGMENIHVAAGDLLKGVEIEADVIVANILADILIHLTDDAYRLVKDEGYLIMSGIIKDKWDMVRESAESAGFFLETHMIQGEWNACVFKKTKDISGVIGG; encoded by the coding sequence ATGGAAACATGGCAAGAGTTAAAAGTTACAGTGAAGCGTGAGGGAGAGGAGCTGGTCTCCAATCTCTTGATTGAGCTGGGGGCGCAAGGTGTTGCGATCGAGGACAGTATGGACTATGTGGGAAATGTGGATCGCTTCGGTGAGATTTTCCCTGAGGTCGAGCAACAAGAAGAAATTGTGGTGACCGCCTACTATCCTGATACGGTTGATGTGGTAACGGTTGAAATGGACTTGAAGGCTCGTCTAGCAGAATTGACCGATTTTATGGATCTAGGAGAGGTCAAGATGGGCACGACTGCCTTGGCTGAGGAAGACTGGGCAGACAACTGGAAGAAATATTATGAACCAGCTCGTATCACCCATGATTTGACCATCGTGCCATCCTGGACGGACTATGAGGCGACTGCGGGAGAAAAGATTATCAAACTGGATCCTGGTATGGCCTTTGGGACTGGAACGCATCCAACGACCAAGATGAGCCTCTTTGCTTTGGAGCAGGTTCTTCGTGGTGGCGAAACGGTGCTAGATGTGGGGACTGGTTCAGGTGTCCTTTCTATCGCTAGCTCGCTGCTTGGTGCCAAGGAAATTTTCGCCTATGACCTAGATGATGTGGCAGTTCGTGTGGCTCAGGAAAATATTGAGCTCAACCCTGGCATGGAAAACATCCATGTTGCTGCTGGAGATTTGCTCAAGGGTGTGGAGATTGAAGCAGATGTCATTGTGGCTAATATCTTGGCGGATATTCTCATTCATCTGACAGACGATGCTTATCGTTTGGTCAAGGACGAAGGCTACCTGATTATGAGTGGGATTATCAAGGACAAGTGGGACATGGTGCGAGAGTCAGCTGAGTCAGCTGGATTTTTCCTTGAAACTCACATGATTCAAGGGGAATGGAATGCCTGTGTCTTTAAGAAAACCAAGGATATTTCAGGTGTGATTGGAGGCTAG
- the queC gene encoding 7-cyano-7-deazaguanine synthase QueC, translating to MKRQSALVVFSGGQDSTTCLFWAKEHYETVEAVTFAYGQRHHLEIQVAREIAKEQGIRHHILDMSLLGQITENALTSDMEIEQKEGEVPNTFVDGRNHLFLSFAAVLAKQRGIKDIVTGVCETDFSGYPDCRDVFVKSLNVTLNLAMDYDFVIQTPLMWLDKAETWELADQLGAFEYVREKTLTCYNGIIGSGCGNCPACHLRQHGLDVYLSQKGEG from the coding sequence ATGAAACGTCAATCAGCCTTGGTCGTCTTTAGTGGCGGTCAAGATTCCACAACTTGCCTCTTTTGGGCTAAAGAACACTATGAAACAGTCGAAGCTGTCACCTTTGCCTATGGCCAACGTCATCATCTCGAAATTCAAGTTGCTAGAGAAATCGCTAAGGAACAAGGCATTCGTCATCACATCTTAGATATGTCTCTGCTGGGACAAATCACTGAAAATGCGCTGACCTCTGATATGGAAATCGAGCAAAAAGAGGGAGAGGTTCCCAATACCTTTGTTGACGGTCGCAACCACCTCTTTCTTTCCTTTGCGGCAGTTCTTGCCAAGCAACGAGGCATTAAAGACATCGTGACAGGTGTCTGCGAGACAGATTTTTCAGGCTACCCTGACTGCCGGGATGTCTTTGTCAAATCCCTTAATGTTACGCTCAACCTTGCCATGGATTACGACTTTGTTATCCAAACACCTCTCATGTGGCTAGACAAGGCTGAAACTTGGGAATTAGCCGACCAACTAGGTGCCTTTGAATACGTTCGTGAAAAGACCTTGACCTGCTACAATGGGATTATCGGAAGTGGCTGCGGAAATTGCCCAGCCTGCCACCTACGTCAGCATGGTTTAGATGTTTATCTTTCACAGAAAGGAGAGGGCTAA
- a CDS encoding NUDIX hydrolase: protein MELLDKHLDFTGCKIALFCGDKLLTILRDDKDNIPWPNMWELPGGGREGDESPFECAAREVYEELGIHLTEDCLLWSKVYPSMLYEGRQSVFMVGQLSQEQFDNINFGDEGQAYKLMSIEEFLNSKQAVPQLQARLRDYLKESE from the coding sequence ATGGAATTATTGGATAAACACTTGGATTTTACGGGTTGTAAAATTGCCCTCTTTTGTGGAGATAAGCTACTGACCATCTTGCGTGATGACAAGGACAATATCCCTTGGCCCAATATGTGGGAATTGCCAGGTGGTGGTCGCGAAGGGGACGAAAGTCCTTTCGAGTGCGCAGCGCGTGAAGTTTATGAAGAACTAGGAATTCATCTGACTGAGGATTGCCTGCTCTGGAGCAAGGTCTACCCCAGCATGCTCTATGAAGGTCGGCAGTCTGTCTTTATGGTCGGTCAGCTAAGTCAAGAACAATTCGACAATATCAACTTTGGAGATGAAGGACAGGCTTATAAGCTGATGAGCATTGAGGAATTTTTGAATTCTAAACAAGCTGTGCCTCAGCTACAGGCGAGATTGAGGGATTATTTAAAAGAAAGTGAATAG
- a CDS encoding 16S rRNA (uracil(1498)-N(3))-methyltransferase, with product MQQYFVKGSAVSPVTIEDKETSKHMFQVMRLKEDDEVTLVFDDGIKRLARVLDVEKRQFELIQELADNVELPIQVTIASGFPKGDKLEFITQKVTELGASQIWAFPADWSVAKWDGKKLGKKVEKLEKIALGAAEQSKRNLVPSIQLFEKKADFLAQLAQFDSIVVAYEELAKEGETAALLQAVTGLEKGAKLLFIFGPEGGLSPAEIESFEAKGAVLAGLGPRILRAETAPLYALSALSVLLELEK from the coding sequence ATGCAGCAGTATTTTGTCAAGGGCAGTGCAGTCTCTCCTGTCACTATTGAGGACAAGGAAACCAGCAAGCATATGTTTCAGGTCATGCGCTTGAAAGAAGATGATGAGGTGACCTTGGTCTTTGATGATGGTATCAAGCGCTTGGCGCGCGTGCTAGATGTGGAAAAACGTCAGTTTGAGTTGATTCAAGAATTAGCTGACAATGTGGAACTGCCAATCCAAGTGACCATCGCATCAGGATTTCCCAAGGGAGATAAGCTGGAGTTCATCACTCAGAAAGTAACAGAACTTGGTGCTAGCCAAATCTGGGCCTTCCCTGCCGATTGGTCAGTTGCCAAATGGGACGGCAAGAAATTGGGCAAAAAAGTCGAAAAACTGGAAAAAATCGCCCTTGGAGCAGCAGAGCAAAGCAAGCGTAATCTCGTTCCAAGTATCCAGCTTTTCGAGAAAAAAGCAGATTTTCTAGCCCAACTGGCCCAGTTTGACTCTATCGTAGTGGCCTATGAAGAGTTAGCTAAAGAAGGAGAAACCGCTGCTCTCTTACAAGCAGTCACTGGTCTTGAAAAAGGAGCCAAATTGCTCTTTATCTTTGGCCCAGAAGGCGGTCTCTCACCAGCAGAAATTGAAAGTTTTGAAGCTAAAGGAGCCGTCTTGGCAGGGCTTGGCCCTCGCATCTTGCGAGCAGAAACAGCGCCGCTTTACGCTCTATCAGCCCTTAGCGTATTATTAGAATTAGAGAAATAA
- a CDS encoding MarR family winged helix-turn-helix transcriptional regulator: MTYLEKWFDYNRRQKEMEALLEETIAQQSEQKLNLKEFYLLYYLDLADEKSLRQIDLPDKLHLSPSPVSRMVARLEEKNCGLLSRRCCDQDRRASFICLTDEGQTTLAYLQKAVEERLETSLDFIS, from the coding sequence ATGACCTATTTGGAAAAGTGGTTTGACTACAACCGCCGTCAAAAGGAAATGGAAGCCTTGTTAGAAGAAACCATTGCCCAACAGAGTGAACAAAAGCTAAACTTGAAAGAGTTTTACCTGCTCTACTATCTGGATCTAGCTGATGAAAAATCCTTACGACAGATTGATTTACCCGATAAACTCCATCTCAGTCCGAGCCCTGTTTCTCGAATGGTGGCTCGTCTGGAAGAGAAAAACTGCGGTTTGCTTAGTCGCAGATGTTGCGATCAGGATAGACGGGCTAGTTTTATCTGCCTGACTGACGAGGGACAAACGACCCTAGCTTACCTGCAAAAGGCCGTCGAAGAAAGATTAGAAACCAGTCTTGACTTTATTTCTTAA
- a CDS encoding CidA/LrgA family protein encodes MKLYVQLMILFVISLIGEGISSFFHLPIPGSIIGLIILFLALQFKWLRTRHVNMVGNFLLANMTILFLPPAVGIMEKFDVIAPYLLPIVLIVFFAAVINIILIALVVQFIKRRFEGDYEKGERNE; translated from the coding sequence ATGAAATTATATGTTCAATTAATGATTCTCTTTGTGATTTCTCTAATCGGTGAGGGAATCTCCAGTTTCTTTCATCTGCCCATCCCAGGCAGTATTATCGGTTTGATTATTCTCTTTCTAGCCCTACAATTCAAGTGGTTGAGAACCAGGCATGTCAACATGGTTGGGAATTTCTTGCTGGCCAATATGACCATTCTCTTTTTGCCACCAGCAGTTGGTATCATGGAAAAGTTTGATGTGATTGCCCCCTATCTCTTGCCCATCGTTTTGATTGTCTTTTTTGCGGCTGTCATCAACATTATCCTCATAGCCCTAGTGGTTCAGTTTATCAAGAGACGTTTTGAGGGAGATTATGAGAAGGGAGAACGAAATGAGTGA
- the queE gene encoding 7-carboxy-7-deazaguanine synthase QueE produces the protein MTRERVLKLPVLEIFGPTFQGEGRAIGQKTMFVRTAGCDYHCDWCDSAFTWDGSEKPTRMTADEVIAALDKLGTYDYVTLSGGNPAILAANMAELVTKLKERGVTLAVETQGSRWQNWLKDIDQITLSPKPPSSKMEVNFETLDFIVSQLDPDKVTFKIPVFDDADLAFAKDIQERYQPDVLFLSAGNPEPKARGNIVQDQLDRLKELWERVAADDSWGNVRVLPQLHTLLYDNQRGV, from the coding sequence ATGACTAGGGAACGTGTCCTCAAACTACCTGTTCTGGAAATTTTCGGCCCAACCTTTCAAGGTGAAGGCCGTGCTATCGGGCAGAAAACTATGTTTGTCCGCACTGCAGGTTGCGACTACCACTGCGACTGGTGCGACTCCGCCTTTACTTGGGATGGTTCTGAAAAACCAACTCGCATGACGGCTGACGAAGTCATTGCTGCCTTGGATAAATTGGGGACCTACGACTATGTAACTCTATCTGGGGGAAATCCTGCTATCCTAGCAGCCAACATGGCCGAATTGGTCACTAAACTCAAGGAACGTGGAGTCACTCTAGCTGTTGAGACCCAAGGCTCCCGCTGGCAAAATTGGTTGAAAGACATCGACCAGATTACTCTGAGTCCAAAACCTCCTTCATCCAAGATGGAAGTCAACTTTGAGACCTTGGATTTCATCGTTTCCCAACTGGATCCAGACAAAGTCACCTTTAAAATCCCTGTCTTTGATGACGCCGATTTGGCCTTTGCCAAAGACATTCAAGAACGCTACCAACCAGATGTTCTCTTCTTATCAGCAGGAAACCCTGAGCCCAAGGCTAGAGGCAATATCGTTCAAGACCAACTAGACCGCCTCAAAGAACTCTGGGAACGTGTCGCTGCTGACGATAGCTGGGGCAATGTCCGCGTCCTTCCTCAACTCCATACCCTCCTCTACGACAACCAACGTGGTGTTTAA
- a CDS encoding MIP/aquaporin family protein — protein MKKFIAELIGTFMLVFIGTGAVVFGNGVEGLGHLGIALAFGLAIVVAAFSIGTVSGAHLNPAVSIAMFVNKRLSSSELVNYILGQVVGAFLASAAVFFLLSNSGMSTASLGENALANGVTVFGGFLFEVIATFLFVLVIMTVTSASKGNGAIAGLVIGLSLTALILVGLNITGLSVNPARSLAPAVLVGGAALQQVWIFILAPIVGGILAALVAKNFLGTEE, from the coding sequence ATGAAAAAATTTATTGCTGAATTAATCGGTACATTTATGCTTGTGTTCATCGGAACAGGAGCTGTTGTTTTTGGGAATGGTGTTGAAGGTCTTGGCCACCTTGGGATTGCTCTTGCTTTTGGTTTGGCCATCGTAGTTGCAGCTTTCTCAATCGGAACTGTTTCAGGGGCTCACTTGAATCCAGCGGTTTCGATCGCTATGTTTGTAAACAAACGTTTGTCATCTTCAGAGCTTGTAAACTACATCCTTGGACAAGTAGTTGGAGCTTTCCTTGCGTCAGCTGCAGTATTCTTCCTCTTGTCTAACTCGGGCATGTCAACTGCTAGTCTTGGTGAAAATGCCTTAGCAAACGGTGTCACTGTCTTTGGTGGATTCTTGTTTGAAGTCATCGCAACTTTCTTGTTTGTCCTAGTTATCATGACTGTAACATCAGCAAGCAAAGGTAATGGTGCAATCGCTGGTTTGGTGATTGGTTTGTCATTGACAGCTTTGATCCTTGTGGGCTTGAACATCACTGGCCTTTCAGTAAACCCAGCCCGTAGCTTGGCACCAGCTGTCTTGGTAGGTGGTGCAGCCCTTCAACAAGTATGGATTTTCATCCTTGCCCCAATCGTTGGTGGTATTCTTGCAGCTCTTGTTGCGAAAAACTTTCTTGGAACAGAAGAATAA
- a CDS encoding winged helix-turn-helix transcriptional regulator encodes MPNKVSEYGICPFATTQRVLTGKWALVIIYQLSTGTKRFKELQRLLPGITQTILTRHLRQLEKDKIVQRKVYAEVPPRVEYSLTEMGQEFRVVLDAVEKWGLDYIKLLNANEIGN; translated from the coding sequence ATGCCAAATAAAGTGAGTGAGTATGGTATTTGCCCATTTGCGACAACGCAAAGGGTTTTAACAGGGAAATGGGCACTGGTAATCATTTATCAGTTGAGTACGGGTACCAAACGATTTAAAGAATTGCAGAGATTATTGCCTGGGATTACTCAAACTATTTTGACCCGTCATCTCCGTCAATTAGAAAAGGATAAGATTGTTCAACGAAAGGTCTATGCCGAAGTTCCCCCACGAGTTGAGTACAGCTTAACCGAAATGGGGCAGGAATTCAGAGTTGTTTTAGATGCTGTCGAGAAATGGGGTCTAGATTATATCAAGTTGCTAAATGCTAATGAGATAGGCAACTGA
- the pepF gene encoding oligoendopeptidase F, with product MEQKHRSEFPEKELWDLTALYQDREDFLRAIEKTREDINQFSRDYKGNLHTFEDFEKAFAELEQIYIQMSHIGNYAFMPQTTDYSNEDFANIAQAGMEFETDASVALTFFDDALVVADEEVLDRLGELPHLTAAIRQAKIKKAHYLGADVEKALTNLGEVFYSPQDIYTKMRAGDFEMADFEAHGKTYKNSFVTYENFYQNHEDAEVREKSFRSFSEGLRKHQNTAAATYLAQVKSEKLLADMKGYDSVFDYLLAEQEVDRAMFDRQIDLIMKDFAPVAQRYLKHVAKVNGLEKMTFADWKLDLDSALNPEVTIDDAYDLVMKSVEPLGQEYCQEVARYQEERWVDFAANSGKDSGGYAADPYRVHPYVLMSWTGRLSDVYTLIHEIGHSGQFIFSDNHQSYFNAHMSTYYVEAPSTFNELLLSDYLEHQSDDPRQKRFALAHRLTDTYFHNFITHLLEAAFQRKVYTLIEEGETFGASKLNSIMKEVLTDFWGDAIEIDDDAALTWMRQAHYYMGLYSYTYSAGLVISTAGYLHLKHSETGAEDWINLLKSGGSKTPLESAMIIGADISTDKPLRDTIQFLSDTVDQIIAYSAELGE from the coding sequence ATGGAACAAAAACACCGTTCAGAATTTCCAGAAAAGGAACTTTGGGATTTAACTGCCCTATACCAAGACCGTGAGGATTTCTTGCGTGCAATCGAGAAAACGCGCGAAGACATCAACCAATTTAGCCGTGATTACAAGGGTAATCTTCACACTTTTGAGGATTTCGAGAAGGCCTTTGCGGAATTGGAACAAATCTATATCCAGATGAGTCATATCGGCAATTATGCCTTTATGCCTCAGACGACAGACTATAGCAATGAAGATTTTGCTAATATCGCCCAAGCTGGGATGGAATTTGAAACAGACGCCAGCGTAGCCTTGACCTTCTTTGACGACGCCTTGGTGGTTGCAGATGAGGAGGTCTTAGACCGTTTGGGTGAATTGCCTCACTTGACGGCAGCCATTCGTCAAGCCAAAATCAAAAAAGCCCACTATCTAGGGGCTGATGTGGAAAAGGCCTTGACCAATCTGGGTGAAGTTTTCTACAGTCCACAGGACATTTACACTAAGATGCGAGCTGGGGACTTTGAAATGGCTGACTTTGAAGCCCATGGCAAGACCTACAAAAATAGCTTTGTGACCTATGAGAACTTCTATCAAAACCACGAGGATGCTGAGGTTCGTGAGAAATCCTTCCGTTCCTTCTCAGAAGGACTCCGTAAGCACCAGAATACAGCTGCGGCAACCTATCTAGCTCAGGTTAAGTCTGAAAAACTATTGGCAGATATGAAGGGTTACGACTCAGTCTTTGACTATCTTCTGGCTGAGCAAGAAGTGGATCGTGCCATGTTTGACCGCCAGATTGACCTCATCATGAAGGACTTTGCACCAGTAGCTCAGAGATACCTCAAGCATGTTGCCAAGGTTAATGGTCTTGAAAAGATGACTTTTGCTGACTGGAAATTGGACTTGGATAGCGCTCTTAATCCTGAAGTGACTATTGACGACGCCTATGATTTGGTCATGAAGTCAGTAGAACCTTTGGGACAAGAATATTGTCAGGAAGTTGCGCGCTATCAAGAAGAACGTTGGGTGGACTTCGCTGCCAATAGTGGCAAGGATTCTGGTGGTTATGCGGCGGATCCATATCGCGTGCACCCTTATGTCCTTATGAGTTGGACAGGCCGTTTGAGCGATGTCTATACCTTGATTCATGAGATCGGGCATTCTGGTCAATTTATCTTTTCTGACAATCATCAGAGTTACTTTAATGCCCACATGTCTACTTATTACGTCGAAGCGCCGTCAACCTTCAATGAATTGCTTTTAAGTGATTATTTGGAACATCAGTCTGACGATCCTCGTCAAAAACGCTTTGCTCTTGCCCACCGCTTGACAGATACCTACTTCCATAACTTTATTACCCACCTCTTGGAAGCAGCCTTCCAGCGCAAGGTATATACACTGATTGAAGAAGGGGAGACCTTTGGAGCAAGCAAGCTCAACAGCATTATGAAGGAAGTTTTGACAGATTTCTGGGGAGATGCTATTGAAATTGACGACGATGCGGCACTCACTTGGATGCGCCAAGCCCACTATTACATGGGCTTGTATAGCTACACTTACTCAGCTGGACTTGTGATCTCGACTGCGGGTTACCTTCATCTGAAACATTCAGAAACTGGAGCTGAAGACTGGATCAATCTTCTTAAGTCAGGTGGTAGCAAGACACCACTTGAGTCAGCCATGATTATCGGAGCCGATATCTCAACAGATAAACCACTACGTGATACCATCCAGTTCTTGTCTGACACAGTTGATCAGATTATCGCCTACAGTGCTGAGTTGGGGGAGTAA
- the queF gene encoding preQ(1) synthase, with amino-acid sequence MSQQEEMKNLSLLGNKETNYIFEYQPEVLESFDNRHVENDYFIKFNCPEFTSLCPITAQPDFATIYISYIPDKLCVESKSLKLYLFSYRNHGDFHENCINTIGKDLVNLLDPRYLEVWGKFTPRGGISIDPYYNYGKPGTKYEGLAEQRLFQHDLYPEKIDNR; translated from the coding sequence ATGTCACAACAAGAAGAAATGAAAAACCTAAGCCTACTGGGCAACAAAGAAACCAACTACATTTTCGAGTACCAACCAGAAGTCCTCGAATCCTTTGACAATCGTCATGTGGAAAATGACTATTTTATCAAATTTAACTGTCCTGAATTTACCTCACTTTGCCCAATCACTGCTCAGCCAGACTTTGCGACTATTTATATTTCCTACATCCCTGACAAGCTCTGTGTTGAGTCAAAATCCCTCAAACTCTACCTCTTTAGCTACCGAAATCATGGAGATTTCCACGAAAACTGTATCAACACCATCGGGAAAGACTTGGTCAACTTGCTAGACCCTCGCTATTTAGAAGTCTGGGGAAAATTCACTCCGCGCGGTGGCATTTCAATCGACCCCTACTACAACTACGGTAAACCTGGAACTAAGTATGAAGGCTTGGCAGAACAACGCCTCTTCCAGCACGACCTTTATCCAGAGAAAATTGACAACCGCTAA
- a CDS encoding LrgB family protein, producing MSEFVSNPLFGIALSILAYLVGMLIYRRFPHPLTTPLLLSAIFIIILLKATGISYQDYYQGGVYLNNLIVPSTVALGIPLYKSFHLMKHHARSILFGSLLAVVVNTSFTAIVAKIFGMDFFLAISLFPKSVTTAMAVGITEKLQGLTTVTLVVVVATGILTSVIGPTLLKWLKIDDPVAVGLSLGGTGHAVGTGTAFRYGSVAGAMGGLAIGVTGILYVFVSPIVASLILS from the coding sequence ATGAGTGAATTTGTATCGAATCCTCTGTTTGGGATTGCATTATCTATCCTAGCTTATCTAGTGGGAATGCTGATTTACAGACGTTTTCCCCATCCTTTGACAACACCTTTGCTTTTGTCGGCAATTTTTATTATCATCCTTCTTAAGGCGACAGGTATTTCTTACCAAGATTACTACCAAGGTGGGGTTTATCTGAATAATTTGATTGTCCCATCGACAGTGGCTCTAGGGATTCCGCTTTATAAGAGTTTTCACTTGATGAAGCACCATGCTCGGAGTATTCTCTTTGGTAGTCTGCTAGCAGTAGTGGTCAATACTAGCTTCACTGCCATAGTAGCGAAAATATTTGGTATGGACTTTTTCCTAGCCATTTCTCTCTTTCCCAAGTCAGTAACAACCGCTATGGCAGTGGGGATTACAGAAAAATTGCAGGGTTTAACGACTGTGACCTTGGTCGTCGTAGTAGCGACTGGGATCTTAACCAGTGTGATCGGACCAACCCTTTTGAAGTGGTTGAAAATTGACGATCCAGTGGCAGTTGGTCTTTCCCTCGGTGGAACAGGTCATGCAGTCGGAACAGGAACAGCCTTTCGATACGGCTCGGTAGCAGGAGCCATGGGTGGCTTGGCCATCGGTGTCACCGGTATTCTCTACGTCTTTGTCAGTCCAATAGTAGCCAGTTTGATATTGAGTTAA
- the trxA gene encoding thioredoxin, which produces MAKAITDATFEQETKDGLVLVDFWATWCGPCRMQGPILDKLSEELSEDVLKIVKMDVDENPNTARAFGIMSIPTLLFKKDGQVVKQVAGVHTAEQIKAIVAELS; this is translated from the coding sequence ATGGCAAAAGCAATTACAGATGCAACATTTGAACAAGAAACAAAAGACGGATTAGTCTTGGTAGACTTCTGGGCAACTTGGTGTGGTCCATGTCGTATGCAAGGTCCAATCTTGGATAAATTGTCTGAAGAACTTTCAGAAGATGTTTTGAAAATCGTTAAAATGGACGTTGATGAAAATCCAAACACAGCTCGTGCCTTTGGAATCATGTCTATTCCAACTCTTCTCTTCAAAAAAGACGGCCAAGTGGTGAAACAAGTTGCTGGTGTTCACACTGCAGAACAAATCAAGGCCATCGTTGCTGAATTGAGCTAA
- the queD gene encoding 6-carboxytetrahydropterin synthase QueD, with protein sequence MFFAPKEIKQETGESLVYNPHRTLVSKEFTFDAAHHLFHYEGKCKSLHGHTYHLQIAVSGFLDERGMTYDFGDIKAIYKNYLEPHLDHRYLNETLPYMNTTAENIVYWIFQTMSQELPDERGLRLEYVRLYETPTAFAEFRREWLDD encoded by the coding sequence ATGTTTTTCGCACCTAAAGAAATCAAACAGGAAACTGGGGAGTCTCTTGTCTACAATCCTCACAGAACCTTGGTATCAAAAGAATTTACCTTCGACGCTGCCCATCACCTCTTTCACTATGAGGGAAAATGCAAATCCCTTCATGGTCACACCTATCATCTGCAGATTGCTGTCAGTGGATTTTTAGATGAACGTGGCATGACCTACGATTTCGGAGATATCAAAGCTATCTACAAGAACTACTTAGAGCCCCACTTGGACCATCGTTATCTCAATGAGACCCTGCCCTATATGAATACGACTGCTGAAAATATAGTTTACTGGATTTTCCAAACCATGAGTCAAGAGTTGCCAGATGAACGTGGTCTCCGTTTGGAATACGTTCGCCTCTATGAAACTCCGACTGCCTTTGCAGAGTTTAGACGGGAGTGGTTAGATGACTAG
- a CDS encoding DUF4649 family protein has translation MIEITYLDTSKQERTMTFESYEDFERSQQACLIGVADYYPVQKLTYNGHDLDYHGTYGDVFFYLMKQDLSQYN, from the coding sequence ATGATCGAAATTACCTATCTAGACACCAGCAAACAAGAGAGAACCATGACTTTCGAGTCTTACGAAGACTTTGAACGTTCTCAACAAGCTTGCCTTATCGGTGTCGCAGATTATTACCCCGTTCAAAAATTAACCTATAATGGTCATGATTTGGACTACCATGGGACTTATGGAGATGTCTTCTTCTATCTCATGAAACAAGATTTAAGCCAATATAACTAA
- a CDS encoding nuclear transport factor 2 family protein, translating to MSTNLEIFNAYNQALIAGDFPGVFETMADDIVWHQPGNHNISGTVIGKDKLGSHLATFAEKTNGTFKVITNWVSDNKDLIAANVTFLGTRADGTELNMNGIDLFRIEDGKIKEVWLFSSDQAEEDSFWG from the coding sequence ATGTCAACAAACTTAGAAATTTTCAACGCTTATAACCAAGCTTTAATTGCTGGTGACTTTCCTGGTGTCTTTGAAACGATGGCAGATGATATTGTCTGGCATCAACCTGGTAATCATAATATATCTGGCACAGTTATTGGTAAGGACAAGCTAGGATCTCACCTAGCTACATTTGCTGAGAAAACTAATGGAACCTTTAAGGTGATAACAAATTGGGTTTCTGACAATAAGGATTTAATCGCAGCTAATGTTACTTTTCTCGGAACACGTGCTGATGGTACTGAACTCAATATGAACGGGATTGACCTCTTCCGTATTGAAGACGGAAAAATCAAAGAAGTTTGGCTCTTCTCTTCAGATCAAGCTGAAGAAGATAGCTTTTGGGGATAA